A window of Verrucomicrobiota bacterium JB022 contains these coding sequences:
- the trpD gene encoding anthranilate phosphoribosyltransferase: MDMLLELTQQVRQGVDLERAQVAAVAQALASADADARQKEDFLAALHAKGETVAEITAFAGAFREMALDPGLESWRERGIDIVGTGGSGIGGYNISSVSAIVTAAAGVPVLKHGGRAVTSKSGAADFLTVLGLPIQSDPAKLQASVEQLNFCFFFAPAFHPAFKEIVPVRKALAAKGQRTIFNILGPLINPARPQRQLLGVSRADLIEPLADALTILGLTRGYAVGSRVVGDKIMDEFSTAGDNLVAGIGQLKDQRGTWTPEEQGFARAELEELCGGTPEENLVLFQQILDGQGRPGLIDTICHNAGAALFIAEAVPNLPEGYALARELLLGGKVAAWVAKAQAFYRELV, from the coding sequence ATGGATATGTTGCTCGAGCTGACCCAACAGGTGCGGCAGGGAGTCGACCTCGAACGCGCGCAAGTGGCGGCTGTCGCCCAGGCCTTGGCCTCGGCCGACGCCGATGCGCGCCAGAAGGAAGACTTCCTCGCTGCCCTGCACGCCAAGGGAGAGACGGTGGCTGAGATCACCGCTTTCGCTGGCGCCTTCCGTGAGATGGCGCTGGACCCTGGGCTGGAGTCGTGGCGAGAGCGCGGCATCGACATCGTGGGCACCGGCGGTAGCGGCATTGGCGGCTACAACATCTCCAGCGTGTCCGCTATCGTGACGGCGGCGGCGGGCGTGCCCGTGCTCAAGCACGGTGGGCGGGCGGTGACCTCCAAGAGCGGTGCGGCGGATTTCTTGACCGTGCTCGGCCTGCCCATCCAGTCCGACCCGGCGAAGCTGCAGGCCTCGGTCGAGCAGCTCAATTTCTGCTTCTTTTTCGCCCCGGCCTTCCATCCGGCGTTCAAGGAAATCGTGCCGGTGCGCAAGGCTTTGGCCGCCAAAGGCCAGCGTACGATCTTCAACATCCTCGGGCCGCTGATCAACCCCGCCCGCCCGCAGCGCCAGTTGCTTGGCGTCAGCCGGGCCGACCTGATCGAGCCTTTGGCCGATGCGCTGACCATTCTGGGCCTTACGCGCGGCTATGCCGTGGGCTCTCGCGTGGTGGGCGACAAGATCATGGATGAATTTTCCACTGCCGGCGACAACCTCGTGGCCGGAATTGGACAGCTGAAGGATCAGCGCGGCACCTGGACCCCGGAGGAGCAAGGTTTTGCCCGCGCGGAACTGGAAGAGCTTTGTGGGGGCACGCCGGAGGAAAATCTCGTGCTCTTCCAGCAAATCCTCGACGGCCAGGGCCGCCCGGGATTGATCGACACGATTTGCCATAACGCCGGGGCTGCATTATTTATCGCCGAGGCAGTTCCCAACTTGCCCGAAGGATACGCCCTAGCCCGAGAGTTGCTGCTGGGAGGGAAGGTCGCCGCGTGGGTGGCCAAGGCACAGGCTTTTTACAGAGAACTCGTATGA